A region of Paractinoplanes abujensis DNA encodes the following proteins:
- a CDS encoding C40 family peptidase codes for MSVSTKLRRLLVPAAAALMSATLLVAPAQAAHVSPAAAASAALAARGNAVVAAARAQRGKPYRYGSRGPNAFDCSGLTGYAYAKAHVALPRTAQAQYRAAKKITGAAVRPGDLVFWVSGSRAYHVAVYAGAGQVWHAPKPGDRVKLAKIWNWKQVRYGRVAG; via the coding sequence TTGTCTGTCTCCACGAAGCTGCGCCGCCTGCTCGTGCCGGCCGCGGCCGCGCTGATGTCGGCCACCCTGCTCGTCGCCCCGGCCCAGGCCGCTCACGTCTCTCCGGCTGCCGCCGCGTCGGCCGCCCTGGCCGCGCGTGGCAACGCGGTCGTCGCGGCCGCCCGGGCCCAGCGAGGCAAGCCCTACAGGTACGGGTCGCGCGGTCCCAACGCGTTCGACTGCTCGGGCCTGACCGGGTACGCCTACGCCAAGGCCCACGTCGCCCTGCCCCGCACGGCGCAGGCTCAGTACCGCGCGGCCAAAAAGATCACGGGTGCCGCGGTGCGGCCGGGTGACCTGGTCTTCTGGGTTTCGGGGAGCCGGGCCTACCACGTGGCCGTCTATGCGGGGGCGGGTCAGGTGTGGCATGCCCCGAAGCCTGGTGACCGGGTCAAGCTGGCCAAGATCTGGAACTGGAAGCAGGTTCGCTACGGGCGGGTCGCCGGCTGA
- a CDS encoding Pr6Pr family membrane protein: protein MRVWLTPQFWLRLLIVGSGLAGLLIGDHRIVYYTCQSNLITLGYFGAVLYWMVRRGTTGPAAPRLRGAVTLWIVITGLISHFMLQNGANPLPGLAVADPASRVTNWSMFLVHYAVPLLVLTDWVLFGPRRVSPWRDLGLWILFPLAYGVTSVTRAILFPTVSVRYPYFFLDPTTHGYDWVAGQFAELAVIFAVLGAALLGVDRLAARLARPAEDSPVVHNPEPSTGTPAKIGPTR from the coding sequence ATGAGAGTTTGGCTGACTCCGCAGTTCTGGCTGCGGCTGCTGATCGTCGGCTCGGGCCTGGCCGGCCTGCTGATCGGTGATCACCGCATCGTGTATTACACGTGCCAGAGCAACCTGATCACGCTGGGCTATTTCGGCGCGGTCCTGTATTGGATGGTGCGTCGCGGCACGACCGGCCCCGCCGCACCCCGGCTGCGCGGCGCGGTCACCCTGTGGATCGTCATCACCGGCCTGATCTCGCACTTCATGCTGCAGAACGGCGCGAACCCGCTGCCCGGCCTGGCCGTGGCCGATCCCGCGAGCCGCGTCACCAACTGGTCGATGTTCCTGGTTCACTACGCCGTGCCGCTGCTGGTCCTCACCGACTGGGTGCTGTTCGGCCCCCGCCGTGTCTCCCCGTGGCGCGACCTGGGCCTGTGGATCCTGTTCCCCCTGGCGTACGGCGTGACGTCGGTGACCCGCGCCATCCTGTTCCCCACGGTCAGCGTCCGCTATCCGTATTTCTTCCTCGACCCCACGACCCACGGCTACGACTGGGTGGCCGGCCAGTTCGCCGAGCTCGCCGTGATCTTCGCCGTCCTCGGGGCCGCGCTGCTCGGCGTCGACCGCCTGGCGGCTCGCCTGGCACGCCCCGCTGAGGATTCCCCGGTTGTCCACAATCCCGAGCCGTCCACAGGCACCCCCGCCAAGATCGGCCCCACCCGGTAA
- a CDS encoding YbaB/EbfC family nucleoid-associated protein: MPLDPEDFLVDWERKVEQQTAMTTELSRRMQDTRAAAESRGGEVVVTVDQSGGLAALTLTDRALRLSPGELAELILETSRRAQARLAERMTELVTGIYGPGSDTANFIGGAYAEQFPPPPEDDETEERRR; the protein is encoded by the coding sequence GTGCCGCTCGATCCCGAGGACTTCCTGGTCGACTGGGAACGCAAGGTCGAACAGCAGACCGCCATGACGACCGAGCTGAGCCGGCGCATGCAGGACACCCGGGCCGCCGCCGAGTCGCGCGGCGGCGAGGTCGTGGTCACCGTCGACCAGTCGGGCGGGCTGGCCGCCCTCACCCTGACCGATCGGGCCCTGCGTCTCTCACCCGGCGAGCTTGCCGAGCTTATCCTCGAAACCAGCCGCCGCGCCCAGGCCCGCCTGGCTGAGCGGATGACCGAGCTCGTGACCGGCATCTACGGCCCGGGCTCGGACACCGCGAACTTCATCGGCGGGGCGTACGCCGAGCAGTTCCCCCCGCCACCCGAGGACGACGAGACCGAGGAGCGCCGCCGATGA
- a CDS encoding esterase-like activity of phytase family protein, with the protein MRKIAVIGLLALTATLVGTPSYAGGSHVTKPTLTGWAALPAGTFVAGSEPSGALVTGNLNGFTAPFADQPIQGFSGIVDNGDGTFDVLSDNGYGNQANSGDFLLRVQKLAPSFRTGTVDVLGGITLTDPDTKVPWKLTRADRVLTGADFDPESIVRAADGTYWIGDEFGPYLLHFDRAGRLLDAPVALPGVIAPETAARTGETATARSSKGFEGLALAPDGRHLYALLEGTVTGDPAGSLRLNEFDLRTRSYTGRRWAYQLDNPDFAIGDAITIANGRFLIIERDNGQGATAVTKKIYEATARGSVLDKRLVVDLMNVSNPRKLGGFGTTFTFPFQTIEDVVILDDRTIAVLNDNNFPFSTGRSATAADNNEWITIGLPRSLRPDKRLLP; encoded by the coding sequence ATGCGAAAGATCGCCGTCATCGGCCTGCTCGCCCTCACCGCGACACTGGTGGGAACCCCCTCGTACGCGGGCGGCAGCCACGTCACCAAGCCCACCCTCACCGGCTGGGCCGCGCTGCCCGCCGGCACGTTCGTCGCGGGCAGCGAGCCCTCCGGCGCGCTCGTCACCGGCAACCTCAACGGCTTCACCGCGCCCTTCGCCGACCAGCCGATCCAAGGTTTCTCCGGCATCGTCGACAACGGCGACGGCACCTTCGACGTGCTCTCCGACAACGGCTACGGCAACCAGGCCAACTCGGGCGACTTCCTGCTGCGCGTGCAGAAGCTGGCCCCCTCGTTCCGCACCGGGACCGTGGACGTGCTCGGCGGCATCACGCTGACCGACCCCGACACCAAGGTCCCGTGGAAGCTGACCCGAGCCGACCGGGTGCTGACCGGAGCCGACTTCGACCCCGAGTCGATCGTGCGGGCGGCCGACGGCACGTACTGGATCGGCGACGAATTCGGCCCCTACCTGCTGCACTTCGACCGCGCGGGCCGGCTGCTGGACGCGCCGGTCGCGCTGCCGGGCGTGATCGCGCCCGAAACCGCCGCCCGGACGGGGGAAACCGCCACCGCCCGCAGCAGCAAAGGCTTCGAAGGCCTGGCCCTGGCCCCCGACGGCCGGCACCTGTACGCGCTGCTCGAAGGCACGGTGACCGGCGACCCGGCCGGCTCGCTGCGCCTCAACGAGTTCGACCTTCGTACGCGGTCCTACACCGGCCGGCGCTGGGCCTACCAGCTCGACAACCCCGACTTCGCCATCGGCGACGCCATCACCATCGCTAACGGCCGCTTCCTGATCATCGAGCGTGACAACGGCCAGGGCGCCACCGCCGTCACCAAGAAAATCTACGAAGCGACCGCCCGCGGTTCCGTGCTGGACAAGCGCCTGGTTGTCGACCTGATGAACGTGTCCAACCCCCGCAAACTCGGCGGTTTCGGCACGACCTTCACGTTCCCCTTCCAGACGATCGAAGACGTCGTCATCCTCGACGACCGCACGATCGCCGTCCTCAACGACAACAACTTCCCGTTCTCCACCGGCCGCAGCGCCACCGCCGCCGACAACAACGAGTGGATCACGATCGGCCTGCCCCGGTCGCTCCGCCCTGACAAGCGCCTCCTGCCTTAG
- a CDS encoding acyl-CoA synthetase, with translation MSRLLGALHHADDQADAVRAQGVGLSRQELLGRAAAVAGGIAGRRMVAVEATPTLDTVVAITGALLAGVPVVPIPPDAGELERAHILRDSGAELIDAVPRAVSTDVPAEPDPVRPGLVLYTSGTTGAPKGVVISRAALAADLDALAAVWQWTPDDTLVHGLPLFHVHGLVLGVLGPLRVGSRLVHTGKPTPQAYAAAAGTLYFGVPTVWSRICAAPTEARALGRARLLVSGSAPLPVPVFEQLRELTGQAPVERYGMTETLITVSAHADGERRAGHVGRPVPGVETRLVDDTGTPLAPGPEIGHLQVRGATLFDGYLHHGRPERDGWFETGDVATIGADGWHRIVGRASTDLIKTGGYRVGAGEVEDALLLHPAVREAAVVGSPHPDLGEQITAYVVADGTTERELIDFVAAGLSVHKRPRVVHLVDGLPRNAMGKVQKAALR, from the coding sequence ATGAGCCGGTTGCTCGGTGCGCTGCACCATGCGGATGATCAAGCTGACGCCGTACGGGCGCAAGGGGTTGGACTGTCGCGGCAGGAGCTGCTGGGCCGGGCCGCGGCGGTGGCCGGCGGCATCGCGGGGCGGCGGATGGTGGCCGTGGAGGCGACGCCCACTCTCGACACCGTGGTGGCGATCACCGGGGCGTTGCTGGCCGGGGTGCCGGTGGTGCCGATCCCGCCCGACGCGGGGGAGCTGGAGCGGGCGCACATCCTGCGCGACTCGGGCGCCGAGCTGATCGACGCAGTGCCGCGGGCCGTGAGCACCGATGTTCCCGCCGAGCCGGATCCCGTACGGCCGGGGCTGGTGCTCTACACCAGTGGCACGACGGGCGCCCCGAAAGGGGTCGTGATCTCGCGGGCAGCGCTGGCGGCCGACCTGGACGCGCTGGCCGCGGTCTGGCAGTGGACACCGGACGACACGCTCGTGCACGGGTTGCCGCTGTTCCACGTGCACGGCCTGGTGCTGGGGGTGCTCGGGCCGCTGCGCGTCGGTTCCCGGCTGGTGCACACCGGAAAACCCACCCCGCAGGCGTACGCGGCGGCGGCCGGGACGCTGTATTTCGGCGTGCCCACCGTCTGGTCGCGGATCTGTGCCGCCCCCACCGAGGCCCGCGCGCTCGGCCGGGCCCGTCTGCTCGTCTCCGGCAGCGCACCCCTGCCGGTGCCGGTGTTCGAGCAGCTGCGCGAGTTGACCGGTCAGGCCCCGGTCGAGCGCTACGGCATGACGGAAACGCTGATCACGGTGAGCGCGCACGCCGACGGGGAACGCCGCGCCGGTCACGTCGGCCGGCCCGTGCCCGGGGTCGAGACGCGGCTGGTCGACGACACCGGCACACCCCTGGCGCCCGGCCCCGAGATCGGGCATCTGCAGGTGCGCGGGGCGACGCTGTTCGACGGCTACCTGCATCACGGCCGGCCCGAGCGCGACGGCTGGTTCGAGACCGGTGACGTGGCCACGATCGGCGCGGACGGGTGGCACCGGATCGTCGGGCGCGCCTCCACCGACCTGATCAAGACCGGGGGCTACCGGGTCGGCGCGGGTGAGGTCGAGGACGCGTTGCTGCTGCATCCCGCGGTCCGCGAGGCCGCCGTCGTCGGCTCCCCACACCCCGACCTGGGGGAGCAGATCACCGCGTACGTGGTCGCGGACGGGACGACGGAGCGCGAACTGATCGATTTCGTCGCCGCCGGCCTGTCCGTGCACAAACGTCCGCGCGTGGTGCACCTGGTCGACGGCCTGCCCCGCAACGCCATGGGCAAGGTGCAGAAGGCCGCACTACGGTAG
- a CDS encoding TetR/AcrR family transcriptional regulator, whose protein sequence is MRNRSRVLAAAEQVFVARGTTVSTEEVARAAGVGIGTVFRHFPTKAALIEAVFRERLRRFAEEAEQLAESDDPGTAIWTFLTRIAEVAAGKQAWADAFSAAELHDAFTPAREQLPRTLGALLERAQAVDVIRRDVTVPELTALMLAVSRVPDQSAEGAPLRARVLTIVFDGLRPPRPAS, encoded by the coding sequence GTGCGGAATCGGTCGAGAGTGCTGGCCGCGGCCGAGCAGGTTTTCGTGGCGCGGGGCACAACGGTGTCGACCGAGGAAGTGGCCCGCGCGGCCGGCGTCGGCATCGGCACGGTCTTCCGCCACTTCCCGACCAAGGCCGCCCTGATCGAGGCGGTCTTCCGCGAGCGCCTGCGCCGGTTCGCCGAGGAAGCCGAGCAGCTGGCCGAGTCCGACGACCCGGGCACCGCGATCTGGACGTTCCTGACCCGCATCGCCGAGGTCGCCGCGGGCAAACAGGCGTGGGCCGACGCCTTCTCCGCGGCCGAGCTGCACGACGCGTTCACCCCCGCCCGTGAGCAGCTCCCGCGCACCCTCGGCGCCCTGCTGGAGCGGGCGCAGGCGGTCGACGTCATCCGCCGCGACGTCACGGTCCCCGAGTTGACCGCCCTGATGCTTGCCGTCTCGCGCGTGCCCGACCAGTCCGCCGAGGGCGCCCCCCTGCGAGCCCGCGTCCTGACCATCGTCTTCGACGGCCTGCGCCCCCCACGCCCGGCGTCGTGA
- a CDS encoding HAD family hydrolase, which yields MKAVLWDFEGTLAHRPGMWSACLLDCLAEASGEPSPLSVAELRPHLRSGFPWHEHDRPHHHLADPDAWWASLQGVLGNALIAAGVRPDLAQAAAKLMRHRFTDPRRWRVFSDTVVSLDRLHRAGWTNVIVSNHVPELDRLVADLGLSDVIDEVFSSALVGWEKPHPRFFDHVLDRLKRPSPVWMVGDNPVADIAGARAAGIPALLVDPAAPTGPHLRDVATTILR from the coding sequence GTGAAGGCGGTTCTCTGGGACTTCGAGGGCACGCTGGCCCATCGCCCCGGCATGTGGAGCGCGTGCCTGCTCGACTGCCTGGCCGAGGCCTCGGGCGAGCCGTCGCCGCTGAGCGTGGCGGAGCTCCGTCCGCACCTGCGGTCCGGCTTCCCGTGGCACGAGCACGATCGGCCGCATCACCACCTGGCCGACCCGGATGCGTGGTGGGCTTCCCTGCAGGGCGTTCTCGGCAACGCCCTGATCGCCGCGGGCGTACGGCCTGACCTCGCACAAGCCGCGGCGAAGCTGATGCGGCACCGTTTCACCGATCCCCGCCGATGGAGGGTTTTCTCCGACACGGTCGTCAGCCTCGACCGGCTCCACCGAGCGGGCTGGACCAATGTGATCGTCAGCAACCACGTCCCGGAGCTCGACCGCCTGGTCGCTGACCTGGGTCTGTCCGACGTGATCGACGAGGTCTTCAGCTCGGCCCTGGTCGGGTGGGAGAAGCCGCACCCCCGGTTCTTCGACCACGTGCTCGACCGCTTGAAGCGACCCTCACCGGTGTGGATGGTGGGCGACAACCCGGTGGCGGACATCGCCGGAGCCCGTGCGGCCGGCATCCCTGCCCTCCTGGTCGACCCGGCCGCCCCCACCGGCCCTCACCTCCGTGACGTAGCCACCACGATCCTGCGCTGA
- a CDS encoding DUF6346 domain-containing protein translates to MDPQNDRITDRLAQIRAREAELDAEEARAAAAPPPVVERREGSTLRSALFMIVTVVIALALTGSAVTLSRLAGRSMDDTTRTGKATVLSCVQHGPISTKGFGYWDACTASFDWNDGQQTRMTVSAVFTSDDIGKVIEVGDAGRYRQSQQLARADDDYRPWLRWIGYGLGFLALVPVFLIVMIVRASFRRKR, encoded by the coding sequence GTGGACCCGCAGAACGACCGGATCACCGACCGCCTCGCCCAGATCCGGGCCCGCGAGGCCGAACTCGACGCGGAGGAGGCCCGGGCGGCCGCCGCCCCGCCGCCGGTCGTCGAGCGTCGTGAGGGCAGCACGCTCCGGTCCGCCCTGTTCATGATCGTGACCGTCGTGATCGCACTGGCGCTGACCGGGTCGGCGGTGACGCTGTCCCGGCTGGCCGGGCGGAGCATGGACGACACCACCCGTACGGGAAAAGCCACCGTCCTCTCGTGTGTGCAGCACGGGCCGATCAGCACCAAGGGCTTCGGCTACTGGGACGCGTGCACGGCGTCGTTCGACTGGAACGACGGTCAGCAGACGCGGATGACGGTGTCCGCCGTGTTCACTTCGGACGACATCGGCAAGGTGATCGAGGTCGGCGACGCCGGGCGGTACCGGCAGAGCCAGCAACTGGCCCGGGCCGACGACGACTACCGGCCGTGGCTGCGCTGGATCGGCTACGGGCTGGGTTTCCTCGCGCTGGTCCCCGTGTTCCTCATCGTGATGATCGTCCGGGCGTCGTTCCGCCGCAAACGTTAG
- a CDS encoding glycosyltransferase family 2 protein yields MTESIDASVVIPTHSERRWASLRRTVTSAQHQKTAPAEIIVVVDHNPDLFERVKAEFPGVTVLENTSLRGASGNRNTGAFHSRSELIAFLDDDTVAHPTWLGNLARPFVNPAVVGAGGLIVPAWERTRPSWMPDELLWTVGVSYAGMPTSVAEIRNVWSASMMVRREAFGKVGGFRVGFGKLGDQNRPEDTELCLRISAETGGHWMYVPDSVIEHDVPLDRSTFRFFLRRCYAEGRGKVQMAGLLPRDQKLGAEQDYIRRTLPRAVARNLKAATLGRGGFHALRAATVIAAVAAAGFGGGVETISTLGESEAATR; encoded by the coding sequence ATGACCGAGAGCATCGACGCCAGCGTCGTCATCCCCACGCACAGCGAACGCCGCTGGGCGTCGTTGCGCCGTACGGTCACCTCCGCGCAGCACCAGAAAACAGCCCCGGCCGAGATCATCGTCGTGGTCGACCACAACCCCGACCTGTTCGAGCGGGTCAAAGCCGAATTCCCCGGCGTCACGGTGCTCGAGAACACGTCGCTGCGCGGGGCTTCCGGCAACCGCAACACCGGCGCCTTCCACTCCCGGTCCGAGCTGATCGCCTTCCTCGACGACGACACCGTCGCCCACCCCACCTGGCTCGGCAACCTGGCCCGCCCGTTCGTCAACCCGGCAGTGGTCGGCGCGGGCGGCCTCATCGTCCCGGCGTGGGAACGCACCCGGCCCAGCTGGATGCCCGACGAGCTGCTCTGGACCGTCGGCGTCTCGTACGCGGGAATGCCCACCTCGGTCGCCGAGATCCGCAACGTCTGGTCGGCCAGCATGATGGTCCGCCGCGAAGCCTTCGGAAAAGTCGGCGGATTCCGCGTCGGCTTCGGCAAGCTCGGCGACCAGAACCGTCCCGAGGACACCGAGCTCTGCCTGCGGATCAGCGCCGAGACCGGCGGCCACTGGATGTACGTGCCCGATTCGGTCATCGAGCACGACGTGCCCCTGGACCGTTCCACCTTCCGCTTTTTCCTGCGCCGCTGCTACGCCGAGGGACGCGGCAAAGTGCAGATGGCCGGCCTGCTGCCGCGGGACCAGAAGCTCGGCGCCGAGCAGGACTACATCCGGCGGACGCTGCCCCGCGCGGTCGCCCGCAACCTCAAGGCGGCCACGCTGGGCCGCGGCGGCTTCCACGCCCTGCGCGCCGCCACCGTGATCGCCGCCGTGGCCGCGGCCGGGTTCGGCGGTGGCGTCGAGACGATCTCCACCCTCGGCGAGTCCGAGGCCGCCACCCGCTGA